In one window of Methanosarcina vacuolata Z-761 DNA:
- a CDS encoding S-methyl-5-thioribose-1-phosphate isomerase yields MRTIDWKEESNSVVLVDQTLLPKEYRIIECKTLSSLCEAIKSLRVRGAPALGAAGGFGIALAAFLSGARDFETIIRDLNVAGKTLKSTRPTAVNLSWGVDRVLKAVSDAFDVQGVREIALQEAMDIAEEDVTTNKLIGESGAKLLKDGDTVLTHCNAGRLACVDWGTALGVVRSAIAEGKEIKVIACETRPLNQGSRITAWELMQDKIPVTLISDSMAGWVMQQGLVDSVLVGADRITQDVVFNKIGTYSLSILAKEHEIPFYVAAPASTFDFNGWEGSVKIEMRDPDELRFFGSEQLAPKDVEVYNPAFDATPMENITAVITEKGVFYPPFLLDEVLV; encoded by the coding sequence ATGAGGACAATTGACTGGAAGGAAGAGTCCAACTCTGTGGTGCTGGTAGACCAGACCCTTCTCCCTAAAGAGTACAGGATAATAGAATGTAAAACACTGAGTTCTCTCTGTGAAGCTATCAAATCTCTCAGGGTAAGAGGTGCGCCTGCTCTCGGTGCAGCAGGAGGTTTTGGGATTGCCCTTGCAGCTTTCCTGAGTGGGGCTAGAGATTTTGAAACAATAATAAGAGACCTTAATGTCGCGGGAAAAACTCTTAAGTCAACACGCCCTACGGCAGTAAACCTTAGCTGGGGTGTCGATAGAGTTCTGAAAGCGGTTTCAGATGCCTTTGATGTTCAGGGAGTCCGGGAAATTGCCCTCCAGGAAGCCATGGATATTGCGGAAGAAGATGTAACCACTAACAAGTTAATAGGTGAATCCGGGGCAAAACTCCTGAAGGACGGAGACACCGTACTTACACACTGCAATGCAGGCAGGCTAGCCTGCGTTGACTGGGGCACAGCTCTTGGGGTTGTGCGCTCGGCTATTGCTGAAGGCAAAGAGATAAAGGTTATTGCCTGTGAGACCAGGCCGCTGAACCAGGGAAGCAGAATCACTGCATGGGAGCTGATGCAGGATAAAATTCCAGTAACACTTATTTCGGATTCTATGGCTGGATGGGTAATGCAGCAGGGGCTTGTAGACAGCGTGCTTGTAGGAGCTGACAGGATCACTCAGGATGTCGTTTTCAATAAAATAGGTACTTATTCCCTCTCCATTCTTGCAAAAGAGCATGAAATTCCTTTCTACGTAGCAGCCCCAGCCTCTACTTTCGATTTCAATGGCTGGGAAGGCAGTGTAAAGATAGAAATGCGAGATCCTGATGAGTTGCGCTTTTTCGGATCGGAACAACTTGCCCCAAAAGATGTAGAAGTTTACAACCCTGCTTTTGACGCAACTCCTATGGAAAACATAACTGCGGTAATTACTGAGAAAGGAGTGTTTTACCCGCCCTTCCTCCTGGACGAAGTACTTGTTTGA
- a CDS encoding preprotein translocase subunit Sec61beta: MAKKSGSGLQSSAGLMRYYEADKNAVQVQPKVVLIIGAITGIAVLFLSAVNGFWP, from the coding sequence ATGGCTAAAAAATCAGGTTCCGGGCTCCAGTCTTCTGCAGGGCTCATGCGCTATTATGAAGCAGATAAAAATGCAGTTCAAGTCCAGCCCAAGGTAGTGCTTATTATCGGTGCCATTACTGGCATTGCAGTATTATTCTTAAGTGCTGTAAATGGTTTCTGGCCGTAA
- a CDS encoding alpha/beta hydrolase, whose amino-acid sequence MSRQNSGKKESKRKASSGTRISKPTIFLLGFLLILMGFFGVLYNPSNSTGDEAPWKVSEAGILSFPDREKPVFTAQEIEDVYAPESSDTLKLLSFESKGEKIQALLRIPANSSSSLGLVLLPGAGISKEAEQGLAVELSKMGYATLTLDQRNLGGINIEKDLELFKAGLEPVEYNMIYDALKASDVLAAQPEINPEKLAILGESNGGRFAVLACALNPSLKGVIGISTAGYGTEEIDSSLASDSEAYQFYRSIDPDTYLSTLPPAKLVLIHSSNDPVISHDLALRTFDLAKEPKAMYNVTEATHGYTASMRPYLEKELALLLN is encoded by the coding sequence TTGAGCAGGCAGAATTCAGGAAAAAAAGAAAGTAAACGCAAGGCTTCTTCAGGGACAAGAATCTCCAAGCCCACAATTTTTCTTCTGGGTTTTCTTCTTATACTTATGGGTTTTTTTGGAGTCCTGTATAATCCTTCTAACTCTACAGGTGATGAGGCGCCCTGGAAGGTTTCGGAAGCAGGGATTCTATCTTTCCCAGATAGAGAAAAGCCAGTATTCACAGCTCAGGAAATCGAAGATGTATACGCTCCTGAAAGCTCGGATACTTTAAAACTGCTGTCTTTTGAAAGCAAAGGGGAAAAAATCCAGGCTCTCTTAAGAATTCCTGCAAATTCATCTTCTTCTCTTGGCCTTGTTCTGTTGCCCGGAGCAGGGATTAGCAAAGAAGCCGAACAGGGTCTAGCTGTGGAACTCTCTAAAATGGGATATGCAACTCTCACGCTTGACCAGCGCAATCTGGGCGGCATAAATATAGAAAAAGATCTTGAACTTTTCAAAGCCGGCCTTGAGCCCGTAGAATATAACATGATTTATGACGCTCTTAAAGCCTCAGATGTACTTGCAGCTCAACCTGAAATTAACCCGGAAAAGCTTGCAATCCTTGGAGAAAGTAACGGTGGAAGATTTGCAGTCCTTGCCTGCGCTCTTAATCCTTCCCTTAAAGGAGTTATCGGTATCAGCACTGCGGGGTACGGCACTGAAGAAATTGATTCTTCCCTTGCAAGTGATTCTGAAGCTTATCAGTTCTATCGTTCAATTGATCCGGATACCTATCTCTCTACCCTGCCGCCTGCAAAATTAGTGCTGATTCATTCTTCTAATGACCCGGTAATCTCCCACGATCTGGCGCTCCGGACCTTTGATCTTGCAAAAGAGCCAAAAGCGATGTATAATGTTACTGAGGCAACGCACGGATATACGGCCTCAATGCGCCCTTATCTTGAAAAAGAACTTGCCCTTCTTTTGAACTAA
- a CDS encoding endonuclease MutS2 has translation MKTSQPLSSLREIHGIGERVADRLIEHFGTEEAALQAICEGDIASLSEVNGISRNFALSLARYAKSRAEGCSISDFLRTKEALSLYSHLLELIKSFAHTTHARDKLNLFYPLPASRMDLIQERQAFVREYLELGNAFPENSEFLKLLTRVSELRPVPGNLRVRDRIILCGDSKTLEAAREKFQGFLPVQAVENLSEFVDLARGYSSVIVFDDTYLGFDLPEDIEPEYFHDLSRAELWQVLPEKELAFFARNLDCIHACLSIVSALRSENFELFEEFSKEKLDTLDTALSKLGEDGKPVEGFDPELDRLGAALQNLDPTLTLALNEANQRMNHALEASSLTLSGQELVRLVSGGMEVKDLLTKELNRIYKTETETVKEELAEKLGLQKQEKLMLDSLFPDEISYPLYAEQSQLQLLRQKLNNSLEKTRLARKRELAKTLSGFHQPVEKLVRKVLDFDLGFSISCFSTKFHLNLPELIPEIGIGFTDGENLFLKARYGKIDPISYSIGKTGFSPAGLENRVVLLSGVNSGGKTSLLELLAQCVILGYMGFPVPAKKLELGPVEEFYYFGKSKGTLDAGAFETTLKQFSVLSEASEKLVLADELESITEPGASARIIAGILEYLSRNEQSLGVFVSHLSELILENTGTEVRVDGIEADGLDSNLELIVNRNPVYNRIARSTPELIVERLFRKTTGKEQEFYSHLKDKFKTGSKVNL, from the coding sequence ATGAAAACTTCTCAGCCGCTCTCAAGCCTGCGGGAAATTCATGGAATCGGTGAACGGGTAGCCGATAGGCTGATTGAGCATTTCGGAACTGAAGAGGCGGCTCTTCAGGCTATTTGCGAGGGTGATATAGCTTCGCTTTCTGAAGTCAACGGGATCAGCCGCAATTTTGCCCTTTCCCTTGCCCGGTATGCCAAGTCCAGGGCTGAAGGCTGCTCAATTTCCGATTTTCTCAGGACAAAAGAAGCCCTGAGTCTTTATTCTCACCTGCTTGAGCTGATAAAAAGTTTTGCCCATACAACGCATGCCAGGGATAAGCTAAACCTTTTTTACCCATTACCTGCTTCGCGCATGGATCTTATCCAGGAGAGACAGGCTTTCGTAAGAGAGTATCTTGAACTGGGAAATGCATTCCCCGAGAATTCCGAATTTCTTAAATTGCTTACTAGAGTCAGTGAACTTAGGCCTGTTCCCGGGAACCTGAGAGTCAGGGACCGGATAATTCTTTGCGGAGATTCAAAGACCCTTGAAGCAGCCAGAGAAAAGTTCCAGGGCTTCTTGCCTGTACAGGCTGTAGAAAACCTATCGGAATTCGTGGATCTTGCAAGAGGTTATTCCAGCGTAATTGTTTTTGATGATACTTATCTTGGTTTTGATCTACCTGAAGACATTGAACCCGAATATTTCCATGACCTTTCCAGAGCTGAACTCTGGCAGGTCTTGCCTGAAAAAGAACTGGCGTTTTTTGCACGGAATCTTGACTGTATCCACGCCTGCCTGAGTATCGTATCAGCTCTCCGCTCAGAAAACTTTGAGCTCTTTGAGGAGTTTTCAAAAGAGAAGCTTGATACACTCGATACCGCACTCTCAAAGCTCGGTGAGGATGGTAAACCTGTTGAAGGTTTTGACCCTGAACTTGACAGGCTCGGAGCAGCCCTGCAAAACCTGGACCCCACATTGACTTTGGCCCTGAATGAGGCTAACCAGCGCATGAACCATGCCCTTGAGGCAAGCTCGCTTACTCTAAGCGGGCAGGAACTTGTCAGGCTTGTGAGCGGGGGAATGGAGGTTAAAGACCTTCTTACAAAGGAACTTAATAGAATCTATAAAACTGAAACTGAAACCGTCAAAGAAGAGCTTGCTGAAAAGTTAGGGCTTCAAAAGCAAGAAAAACTAATGCTTGATTCACTTTTTCCTGATGAAATTTCCTACCCTCTATATGCAGAACAGTCCCAGTTGCAGCTTCTCAGGCAAAAGTTGAACAATAGCCTTGAGAAAACAAGGCTTGCCAGGAAAAGGGAACTTGCAAAAACGCTTTCAGGTTTTCACCAGCCTGTAGAAAAACTTGTCAGGAAAGTTCTGGATTTTGACCTTGGCTTTTCAATTTCCTGTTTTTCAACAAAATTCCATCTTAATCTGCCCGAGCTGATTCCCGAAATCGGAATAGGTTTTACAGACGGAGAAAACCTCTTTTTAAAAGCTCGTTATGGAAAGATCGATCCTATCAGTTATTCCATCGGAAAAACCGGATTTTCCCCGGCAGGCCTGGAAAACAGGGTTGTGCTCTTGAGTGGAGTAAACTCAGGCGGTAAGACTTCCCTGCTCGAGCTCCTTGCCCAATGCGTAATTCTTGGGTACATGGGCTTTCCGGTTCCTGCAAAAAAACTTGAACTCGGGCCTGTAGAGGAATTCTACTATTTTGGAAAATCAAAAGGAACTCTCGATGCAGGAGCTTTCGAGACTACCCTCAAGCAATTCTCGGTGCTCTCCGAAGCCTCAGAAAAACTGGTGCTTGCGGACGAACTGGAATCGATCACTGAGCCTGGAGCTTCTGCACGAATTATAGCAGGAATTCTTGAATATCTGTCCAGAAATGAACAGAGTCTTGGAGTTTTTGTCTCTCATCTTTCGGAACTTATCCTTGAAAATACCGGAACGGAAGTAAGAGTAGATGGGATTGAGGCAGATGGACTGGACTCCAACCTTGAGCTAATCGTAAACCGGAATCCTGTATACAACCGTATTGCTCGAAGCACTCCCGAGCTGATTGTGGAACGGCTGTTCAGAAAGACCACTGGAAAAGAGCAGGAGTTTTACTCACATTTAAAGGATAAATTTAAAACTGGCTCAAAAGTAAACCTTTAG
- the ppk1 gene encoding polyphosphate kinase 1, producing the protein MERNFPIQCADFDRLMMDNVEGTRVEVSGMPDLSDPCLYTDREYSWLQFNDRVLEEAFDDRNPLLERVKFLSIFGSNLDEFFMVRVSGVEKRIVEAMKEDQTDETAQEQLRVIREELLRQLPLNDSCWNEMLEPALRKEGIEVLNYFELSKKEREKLRDYFERNIFPLLTPLGFDSGHPFPHISNLSLNLAVLIDDPDYGERFARVKIPPMFMRLIVVPEGEQEKITFSLEDLKKGRFVWLEQLIAANLDLLFPGQRILGAYPFRITRDADLGFDEDGDKDLLTAVKQRVGRNYFGSVVRLETDYTMPIKVSDILLKNLELSPSLMFRSAAPLGLSNLIKLAQINRPDLKYEPFEPKKHSQLANREKIFTTLKKRDVLLYHPYDSFESVIDFVEEAADDPDVLAIKMTLYRVDDNSRIIQALMKAADRRKQVAVLVELKARFDEENNIGWAKELERKGVHVAYGFPGRKTHAKMCLVVRAEKEGIRYYVHMSTGNYNAATGKLYTDMGYFTSDPCIGKDVSDLFNALTGYSRKDHYIKLLVAPQTLRHQILERIRREIDLHEKCGNGHLIFKMNSLVDYQCIRELYRASQAGVKVDLIIRGICCLRPGIIGLSENIRVTSIVGRFLEHSRIYYFRNGGKEEILMGSADLMPRNLDNRVETLFPVSAEYIPVLRDVILGIHLKDNVKARLLLPNGKTERIYPQPEEEELDSQLWMLENSRSWDLSFKKD; encoded by the coding sequence ATGGAGCGGAACTTCCCCATTCAGTGTGCAGATTTTGATAGGCTGATGATGGATAACGTTGAAGGAACTCGGGTAGAAGTTTCCGGTATGCCTGACCTAAGCGATCCATGTTTATATACGGACCGCGAGTACAGCTGGCTTCAGTTCAATGACAGAGTACTCGAAGAGGCTTTTGATGATCGCAATCCTCTGCTTGAAAGAGTCAAGTTTCTTTCGATCTTTGGAAGTAATCTTGATGAATTTTTCATGGTCAGGGTTTCAGGCGTCGAGAAAAGAATAGTGGAAGCTATGAAAGAGGATCAGACAGATGAAACAGCGCAGGAACAGCTCCGCGTCATCCGGGAAGAGCTTCTCAGGCAGCTTCCTCTCAATGACAGTTGCTGGAATGAAATGCTTGAGCCTGCTCTCAGGAAAGAAGGAATTGAAGTCCTTAATTACTTTGAACTTTCTAAGAAGGAAAGAGAAAAGTTGAGAGATTATTTCGAGAGAAATATTTTCCCTTTACTTACTCCTCTCGGTTTTGATTCAGGACATCCTTTCCCTCATATTTCCAACCTCAGCCTTAACCTTGCAGTATTAATTGATGATCCGGATTACGGGGAACGTTTTGCCAGGGTCAAGATCCCTCCGATGTTTATGCGACTAATCGTTGTTCCTGAAGGAGAACAGGAGAAAATAACTTTCAGTCTGGAAGATCTGAAAAAAGGGCGTTTTGTCTGGCTTGAACAGCTTATCGCTGCAAACCTTGACCTCCTGTTTCCCGGACAGCGCATCCTTGGAGCTTATCCGTTCAGAATCACACGCGATGCAGACCTTGGGTTTGATGAGGATGGAGACAAAGATCTTTTGACCGCTGTAAAACAGAGAGTCGGAAGGAACTACTTTGGGTCGGTTGTCAGACTTGAGACCGACTATACAATGCCAATAAAAGTCTCGGATATTCTTCTTAAGAACCTGGAACTTTCTCCTTCCCTTATGTTCAGGTCTGCAGCTCCGCTAGGACTTTCAAATCTTATTAAACTTGCACAGATCAACCGTCCTGACCTTAAGTATGAACCTTTCGAGCCAAAAAAACATTCCCAGCTAGCAAACAGGGAGAAAATTTTTACAACTCTGAAAAAACGAGATGTTCTTCTCTATCATCCATATGACAGTTTCGAATCTGTAATTGATTTCGTGGAAGAGGCTGCCGACGATCCTGATGTTCTGGCAATCAAAATGACCCTTTACAGGGTGGATGATAATTCCAGAATAATTCAGGCCCTTATGAAAGCTGCAGACCGGAGAAAGCAGGTAGCAGTTCTTGTGGAGCTTAAAGCTCGTTTCGATGAGGAGAACAATATAGGCTGGGCAAAAGAACTTGAGCGCAAAGGGGTTCATGTAGCTTACGGCTTCCCGGGACGTAAGACTCATGCCAAGATGTGCCTGGTAGTCAGAGCCGAAAAAGAAGGTATCAGGTATTATGTGCACATGAGTACAGGTAATTATAACGCAGCCACAGGAAAGCTGTATACCGATATGGGCTACTTCACAAGTGATCCATGCATAGGTAAAGATGTCTCTGACCTTTTTAATGCCCTTACCGGATATTCACGAAAGGATCATTATATCAAACTCCTTGTAGCTCCCCAGACTCTAAGACATCAGATTTTGGAGCGCATCAGGCGTGAAATTGATCTTCACGAAAAATGTGGGAACGGGCACCTTATCTTCAAGATGAATTCCCTTGTGGACTACCAGTGCATCCGGGAACTTTACAGGGCTTCTCAGGCCGGAGTGAAGGTAGACCTTATTATCCGGGGAATTTGCTGCCTCAGGCCAGGTATTATTGGACTCAGTGAAAATATCAGGGTTACCTCAATAGTTGGCCGTTTTCTCGAACATTCCAGGATATATTATTTCAGGAACGGAGGAAAAGAAGAGATCCTTATGGGAAGTGCAGATCTTATGCCTCGCAACCTGGACAACAGGGTAGAAACTCTCTTTCCGGTATCTGCCGAATATATTCCTGTCTTGAGAGATGTGATCCTTGGCATTCACCTCAAAGATAATGTAAAAGCTCGCCTTCTGCTTCCTAATGGCAAGACTGAGAGAATCTACCCGCAGCCTGAAGAAGAAGAACTGGACTCTCAGTTGTGGATGCTTGAGAATAGCAGAAGCTGGGATTTAAGCTTTAAGAAAGACTGA
- a CDS encoding cytochrome b5 domain-containing protein: MFLATGCVGNELVTPEKAVTQADADNPNGEDTTETQNVTEPGIKEYTVEELAKYDGTNETIYVAYQGQVYDVSSDSYLWKDDNHEGCPAGKDITEELDRTPHGAEILKKYPVVGTLKE, translated from the coding sequence ATGTTCCTCGCAACAGGATGCGTGGGAAATGAACTGGTAACTCCAGAAAAGGCTGTAACTCAAGCTGATGCAGATAATCCAAATGGAGAGGACACAACTGAAACACAAAATGTGACAGAGCCAGGAATAAAAGAATATACCGTTGAAGAACTCGCAAAGTACGACGGTACAAATGAAACGATATATGTCGCTTATCAAGGTCAGGTCTATGATGTCTCTTCTGATAGTTATCTTTGGAAAGATGACAATCATGAAGGATGCCCTGCAGGAAAAGATATAACTGAAGAATTGGACAGGACACCACACGGGGCTGAAATATTAAAGAAATATCCTGTTGTCGGGACTCTGAAGGAATAA
- a CDS encoding winged helix-turn-helix transcriptional regulator — MELSTIRLKLPIIPKLQNVVILFLLFIFLIATAEATEYTVEPISSDQFGVPINGEKVVEVQVIEIPYWQFLLWLVTVNILAAVDLLYSKRIIFSIAGYKIVNSKNVLDNPSRLNIYTYIKTNPGAYISEIVGNVGLDRESIKYHIKALEAQNKIEAYREGGKTRFFENNFTYNEKEIRVISVLQNVMNQRIIAEILTCNCNTNIALARELGVSRATISWYIKNLREIGLITETKEGRNTIYRINHVYELVVEKHIKQLQSSYNN, encoded by the coding sequence GTGGAACTGAGTACTATACGCTTAAAGCTGCCTATCATACCTAAGCTTCAAAATGTAGTAATTCTTTTTTTATTATTTATCTTTTTAATAGCAACAGCTGAGGCTACGGAATATACTGTAGAACCCATTTCAAGTGATCAATTTGGGGTTCCAATTAATGGAGAAAAGGTTGTAGAAGTTCAAGTTATCGAAATACCCTACTGGCAGTTTCTTTTGTGGCTGGTCACAGTGAACATCTTAGCGGCAGTTGACTTACTATATTCTAAAAGAATAATTTTCTCAATAGCGGGATATAAAATTGTAAACTCTAAAAACGTACTTGACAATCCCAGCCGTCTTAACATCTACACCTATATTAAAACCAATCCTGGAGCATATATTAGTGAGATTGTAGGAAATGTCGGTTTAGACAGGGAAAGTATAAAATATCACATAAAAGCCCTTGAAGCTCAGAACAAAATCGAAGCCTATAGAGAGGGTGGGAAGACAAGATTCTTCGAAAATAATTTTACTTATAATGAGAAAGAGATAAGAGTTATTTCTGTCCTTCAGAACGTAATGAATCAAAGAATTATTGCAGAAATATTAACTTGTAATTGTAATACAAATATTGCTCTTGCACGTGAACTTGGAGTTTCTAGGGCTACAATCAGCTGGTATATAAAAAATCTCAGAGAAATTGGCCTTATAACAGAAACAAAAGAAGGAAGAAATACGATTTACAGAATAAATCATGTATATGAACTCGTTGTTGAAAAACATATTAAGCAGTTACAGAGCTCTTACAATAACTAG
- a CDS encoding PGF-pre-PGF domain-containing protein has product MPCIVSAADGQFADNGNSTNSTLTSNLILEKLSTDPDYPKPDSTVVINSLVKNTGNKTSEPTNIIYIIDETEEKEEVPAIEAGSEILISHTWTTPDNEGTVTIKVSLENVENSEKEISVDIVQDSLPDLIIEDLYPESSTQPETGKLLNFTLKIKNVGEATASNSTAKYSSNGTSGELSIPELSAGESTITGFSLTPGNEENMSVTAVADSGNIISESNEDNNEMSKTISVKRELPDLKIESISLSPEEPHPGENITFTVTVKNNGSAAAESSEIKYDIKGNNESYTGVTTILALAAGEAGTGTFFWTPGNEGQIEVKATADSGSVVSESNETNNEFTKTATVYKETVSSDDGGSESSGSSSSGSGSKSSGSSSGGSGGVSLSKEPVSNVEAKELATGNVQSGYHIKFDFLEGATCITYIEFDPLKTLKKTITTVEMLKDKSTFVSGAPSGKIYKYVNIWVGNYGAGVANYFENGFIEFKVEKSWLEENNISQSQIILQWYNEGWERLDTEKVKEDTDYVYFKSKTPGFSCFAITSYSTDTEKISEVNGLAEEEVLRSWNGETNTSAFNGSAETDGKTENPMGKAKIVLAISLPLFLILVEYFVIKKKI; this is encoded by the coding sequence ATGCCCTGTATAGTATCTGCTGCAGATGGACAATTTGCAGACAACGGAAATTCAACAAATAGTACATTAACCTCCAATCTTATATTGGAAAAACTCTCCACTGATCCTGATTATCCAAAACCCGACAGTACGGTTGTTATTAATTCATTAGTTAAAAACACAGGAAATAAAACCTCAGAGCCAACGAATATAATATATATCATTGATGAAACCGAAGAAAAAGAAGAAGTCCCGGCAATAGAGGCTGGATCAGAAATATTAATTTCCCACACCTGGACAACTCCTGACAATGAAGGAACTGTAACAATAAAGGTTTCTTTAGAAAACGTAGAGAATAGTGAGAAAGAAATTTCTGTGGATATAGTACAGGACTCACTTCCGGATCTGATAATTGAAGACCTGTATCCAGAATCATCAACACAACCTGAAACCGGAAAACTTCTGAACTTTACTTTGAAAATAAAGAATGTGGGAGAGGCAACTGCCAGTAATAGTACTGCAAAATACAGTAGTAACGGAACTTCAGGAGAACTCTCTATCCCTGAACTTTCAGCGGGAGAAAGTACAATTACAGGATTTTCGCTGACTCCTGGCAATGAAGAGAACATGAGTGTAACAGCGGTCGCAGATTCTGGGAATATCATTAGTGAAAGTAATGAAGACAACAATGAAATGTCAAAAACCATAAGCGTAAAACGTGAGCTTCCAGACCTGAAAATAGAATCGATTTCTCTGAGTCCTGAAGAACCGCATCCTGGGGAGAATATAACCTTTACGGTAACAGTGAAGAATAATGGTTCTGCAGCTGCTGAAAGCAGTGAAATTAAGTATGACATCAAGGGAAACAATGAAAGTTATACCGGAGTTACAACGATACTAGCTCTTGCAGCAGGTGAGGCCGGAACAGGCACTTTTTTCTGGACTCCCGGAAACGAAGGGCAAATCGAAGTGAAAGCAACCGCAGATTCAGGAAGCGTTGTATCTGAAAGCAATGAAACCAATAATGAGTTCACAAAAACCGCAACCGTATATAAAGAAACAGTTTCAAGCGATGACGGAGGAAGTGAAAGTTCAGGTTCCTCCAGCAGCGGCTCCGGAAGTAAGAGTTCAGGATCTTCCAGCGGCGGTTCAGGAGGCGTCAGTCTTTCTAAAGAACCAGTAAGCAATGTAGAGGCAAAGGAGCTTGCCACCGGGAACGTTCAAAGTGGCTATCATATCAAGTTCGATTTTCTGGAAGGTGCCACATGCATTACATATATCGAATTTGACCCACTAAAGACATTAAAGAAGACAATTACAACTGTAGAAATGCTCAAAGATAAATCTACTTTTGTCTCAGGAGCCCCTTCTGGTAAGATATATAAATATGTGAATATCTGGGTAGGAAATTATGGAGCAGGAGTCGCCAATTATTTTGAAAATGGGTTTATAGAGTTCAAAGTTGAAAAGTCATGGCTTGAAGAGAATAACATTAGTCAGTCCCAGATAATTCTTCAATGGTATAACGAAGGCTGGGAGCGTCTAGATACCGAAAAAGTAAAAGAAGATACGGATTACGTTTATTTTAAATCGAAAACACCTGGTTTCTCCTGCTTTGCAATAACCAGTTATTCCACAGATACGGAAAAGATATCGGAAGTCAATGGACTAGCAGAAGAGGAAGTGTTAAGAAGCTGGAATGGTGAAACAAACACGAGCGCCTTCAACGGAAGCGCAGAAACGGATGGCAAAACCGAAAATCCTATGGGGAAAGCCAAAATAGTTCTGGCAATTTCTCTGCCCCTGTTCTTGATTCTTGTGGAATACTTTGTGATAAAGAAAAAAATCTAA